In Streptomyces asoensis, a single genomic region encodes these proteins:
- a CDS encoding glyceraldehyde-3-phosphate dehydrogenase, translated as MTLNDDSFTNWKNREEIAESMIPMIGKLHRERDVTVLLHSRSLVNKSVVSILKTHRFARQIAGEELSVTETLPFLEALTALDLGPSQIDIGMLAATHRSDDRGLSVAEFTAEAVAGATGANKIDRREPRDVVLYGFGRIGRLVARLLIEKSGSGNGLRLRAIVVRGGGRPADDLVKRASLLRRDSVHGQFQGTITVDEAHNRIIANGNEITVIYADDPSQVDYTEYGVRNAILIDNTGKWRDREGLAKHLRPGIDKVVLTAPGKGDVPNIVHGVNHDTIKPDEQILSCASCTTNAIVPPLKAMADEYGVLRGHVETVHSFTNDQNLLDNYHKADRRGRSAPLNMVITETGAASAVAKALPDLKAPITGSSIRVPVPDVSIAILSLRLGRETSRDEVLEYLREVSLTSPLKRQIDFTTAPDAVSMDFIGSRHSSIIDAGATKVDGDNAILYLWYDNEFGYSCQVVRVVQHVSGVEYPTYPAPATGV; from the coding sequence GTGACGCTCAACGACGATTCGTTCACCAACTGGAAGAACCGCGAGGAGATCGCGGAGTCGATGATCCCGATGATCGGGAAGCTGCACCGCGAGCGGGACGTGACGGTCCTGCTGCACAGCCGCTCCCTGGTGAACAAGTCGGTGGTCAGCATCCTCAAGACCCACCGGTTCGCCCGCCAGATCGCCGGCGAGGAGCTCTCGGTCACCGAGACGCTGCCGTTCCTCGAGGCGCTCACCGCGCTCGACCTCGGCCCGTCCCAGATCGACATCGGCATGCTCGCCGCGACCCACCGGTCCGACGACCGCGGCCTGTCGGTGGCGGAGTTCACCGCCGAGGCCGTGGCCGGCGCCACCGGCGCGAACAAGATCGACCGGCGCGAGCCCCGCGACGTCGTCCTGTACGGCTTCGGCCGCATCGGCCGCCTCGTCGCCCGGCTGCTCATCGAGAAGTCCGGCTCCGGCAACGGTCTGCGGCTGCGCGCCATCGTCGTGCGCGGCGGCGGCCGTCCCGCCGACGACCTGGTCAAGCGGGCGTCGCTGCTGCGCCGCGACTCCGTGCACGGCCAGTTCCAGGGCACGATCACGGTCGACGAGGCTCACAACAGGATCATCGCCAACGGCAACGAGATCACGGTGATCTACGCCGACGACCCGAGCCAGGTCGACTACACCGAGTACGGCGTGCGCAACGCCATCCTCATCGACAACACCGGCAAGTGGCGTGACCGCGAGGGCCTCGCCAAGCACCTGCGGCCGGGCATCGACAAGGTCGTGCTGACCGCGCCCGGCAAGGGTGACGTGCCGAACATCGTGCACGGCGTCAACCACGACACGATCAAGCCGGACGAGCAGATCCTGTCCTGCGCCTCCTGCACCACCAACGCGATCGTCCCGCCGCTGAAGGCGATGGCCGACGAGTACGGTGTGCTGCGCGGCCACGTGGAGACCGTCCACTCGTTCACCAACGACCAGAACCTGCTGGACAACTACCACAAGGCGGACCGTCGCGGCCGTTCGGCGCCGCTGAACATGGTGATCACCGAGACCGGTGCCGCCTCGGCCGTCGCCAAGGCGCTGCCCGACCTCAAGGCGCCGATCACCGGCAGCTCGATCCGGGTGCCCGTGCCGGACGTCTCGATCGCCATCCTCAGCCTGCGGCTCGGCCGCGAGACCAGCCGCGACGAGGTCCTGGAGTACCTCCGCGAGGTCTCGCTGACCTCGCCGCTCAAGCGCCAGATCGACTTCACGACGGCGCCGGACGCGGTCTCCATGGACTTCATCGGCTCGCGCCACTCGTCGATCATCGACGCGGGCGCCACCAAGGTCGACGGCGACAACGCCATCCTCTACCTCTGGTACGACAACGAGTTCGGCTACTCCTGCCAGGTCGTCCGCGTCGTCCAGCACGTCTCCGGGGTAGAGTACCCGACGTACCCGGCGCCGGCGACGGGCGTCTGA
- a CDS encoding SseB family protein — METPAHDRSNNPAALALDALARDTEDTAALDTLAHCDVLVPVPDDAVDEDVSNPATVALPVLEQPGGAPVVPVFTSEPEMADLLPEVDRYRLVPLGALAAQWPTGELSLAIDAAGDHPLTLTSEGVRTLLAR, encoded by the coding sequence ATGGAGACACCCGCGCACGACCGCAGCAACAACCCGGCCGCGCTGGCGCTGGACGCGCTGGCCAGGGACACCGAGGACACCGCCGCGCTGGACACGCTCGCGCACTGCGACGTGCTCGTGCCCGTGCCCGACGACGCCGTCGACGAGGACGTCAGCAACCCGGCCACGGTCGCGCTGCCCGTCCTGGAGCAGCCCGGTGGCGCGCCGGTGGTGCCCGTCTTCACCTCCGAACCGGAGATGGCGGACCTGCTGCCCGAGGTCGACCGCTACCGTCTGGTGCCGCTCGGCGCGCTCGCCGCGCAGTGGCCCACCGGCGAGCTGTCCCTCGCCATCGACGCGGCCGGCGACCATCCGCTGACGCTCACCTCGGAGGGGGTCCGCACCCTGCTCGCCCGCTGA
- a CDS encoding MarR family winged helix-turn-helix transcriptional regulator gives MAAKTAGSGLEERWRDILSVHARTMCEIDRALHPHGLGASDFEVLDILASEAPRAGDQCRVQNLVGRVHLSQSALSRLIGRLEKEGLVERSVCMEDRRGVWVALTSKGRDLHTEVLPLQRAVLGRMLTRSLPDARS, from the coding sequence ATGGCAGCGAAGACGGCCGGTTCGGGCCTCGAGGAGCGGTGGCGGGACATCCTGTCGGTGCACGCGCGCACGATGTGCGAGATCGACCGCGCGCTGCATCCGCACGGCCTGGGAGCGAGCGACTTCGAGGTGCTCGACATCCTCGCCTCCGAGGCCCCGCGAGCGGGCGACCAGTGCAGGGTGCAGAACCTCGTCGGACGGGTGCACCTCAGCCAGAGCGCGCTGTCCCGCCTCATCGGCCGCCTGGAGAAGGAAGGCCTGGTGGAGCGCTCCGTCTGCATGGAGGACCGGCGCGGGGTGTGGGTCGCCCTCACCTCCAAGGGCCGCGACCTGCACACCGAGGTGCTGCCGCTCCAGCGGGCGGTACTGGGCCGGATGCTGACCCGGTCCCTGCCGGACGCCCGGTCCTGA
- a CDS encoding VOC family protein, whose protein sequence is MATGLQTIIYPVKDLDRAKALFGALLGVEPYADEPYYVGFKAAGQDIGLDPNGHGKGMTGPVPYWHVTDLRERLAALVAAGAELIQDAQDVGGGRLIAFVKDADGNLVGLLQDPAA, encoded by the coding sequence ATGGCCACCGGCCTTCAGACGATCATCTACCCCGTCAAGGACCTCGACCGGGCCAAGGCCCTGTTCGGCGCGCTCCTCGGGGTCGAGCCGTACGCCGACGAGCCCTACTACGTCGGCTTCAAGGCCGCGGGTCAGGACATCGGCCTCGACCCGAACGGACACGGCAAGGGCATGACGGGACCGGTCCCGTACTGGCACGTCACCGACCTGCGCGAGCGCCTCGCCGCGCTGGTGGCGGCGGGGGCGGAGCTGATCCAGGACGCGCAGGACGTCGGCGGCGGCAGGCTGATCGCGTTCGTGAAGGACGCGGACGGCAACCTGGTCGGGCTCCTCCAGGACCCGGCCGCCTGA
- a CDS encoding LacI family DNA-binding transcriptional regulator codes for MTMNNGAGGRRRPPTIHDVAREAGVSRGTVSRVLNGGHYVSPAAAEAVNAAIRRTGYVVNRHARSLITGRSDSVGFLLTEPQERFFEDPNFNVLLRGCTQALAAHDIPLLLMLAGTEDERRRITRYITAGHVDGVLLVSSHSGDPVATELREAGVPLVACGKPIGIGSKVSYVAADDRDGARDMVRHLLAQDRRRVGVVTGPLDTPGGVERLAGYREVLAEAGVEYDERLVVSGDYSRASGEAGAERLLAQAPDLDAVFVASDLMAQGVLTVLHRAGRRVPQDVAVGGFDDSPAATAVSPSLTTIRQPWDRISNEMVRVLLAQIGGEDPAAVILPTELVKREST; via the coding sequence ATGACCATGAACAATGGTGCGGGGGGCCGCCGCAGACCGCCGACCATCCACGACGTGGCACGGGAGGCGGGGGTCTCCCGGGGCACCGTCTCGCGCGTGCTCAACGGTGGCCACTACGTCAGCCCCGCCGCCGCCGAGGCGGTCAACGCCGCCATCCGCAGGACGGGTTACGTCGTGAACCGGCACGCCCGCTCCCTGATCACCGGCCGCTCCGACTCGGTGGGCTTCCTGCTGACGGAGCCTCAGGAACGGTTCTTCGAGGACCCCAACTTCAACGTCCTGCTGCGCGGCTGCACACAGGCGCTGGCCGCCCACGACATCCCCCTGCTGCTGATGCTGGCCGGGACCGAGGACGAGCGCCGGCGCATCACCCGGTACATCACCGCCGGACACGTCGACGGGGTGCTGCTGGTCTCCAGCCACTCCGGGGACCCGGTCGCCACGGAGCTGCGCGAGGCGGGCGTACCGCTGGTCGCGTGCGGCAAGCCGATCGGGATCGGGTCCAAGGTGAGCTATGTGGCCGCCGACGACCGCGACGGCGCCCGGGACATGGTGCGCCATCTGCTGGCCCAGGACCGCCGGCGGGTCGGTGTGGTCACCGGTCCGCTGGACACGCCCGGCGGTGTGGAGCGGCTCGCCGGCTACCGGGAGGTGCTCGCCGAGGCCGGTGTCGAGTACGACGAGCGACTCGTGGTCTCCGGTGACTACAGCAGGGCCAGCGGCGAGGCGGGCGCCGAGCGGCTCCTCGCCCAGGCGCCGGACCTCGACGCGGTGTTCGTCGCGTCCGACCTGATGGCGCAGGGTGTGCTGACCGTGCTGCACCGGGCGGGCCGACGGGTTCCGCAGGACGTCGCGGTCGGCGGTTTCGACGACTCCCCCGCGGCGACCGCGGTCAGTCCCTCCCTGACCACCATCAGGCAGCCGTGGGACCGGATCAGCAACGAGATGGTCCGGGTGCTGCTCGCCCAGATCGGCGGCGAGGACCCGGCGGCGGTGATCCTGCCGACGGAGCTGGTGAAGCGGGAGTCCACGTAG
- a CDS encoding carbohydrate ABC transporter permease, whose amino-acid sequence MSSLAVRKAPSTAGATGTARSRPPLRGRIAPVPTLTLLLGAVYCLLPVAWVVIASTKSGSELFSTFTFLPGSGFTDNIADLDAYRDGIYWQWMANSGLYAVLGALLSTGVSAFSGYALATYRFRGRETMFNVLLAGVLMPPIILAIPQYLLMAKADLTDSYWSVLLPQILSPYGVYLSRIYAAAAVPGDVVEAGRMDGASEWRIFTRIALPMMIPGMVTVFLFQFVAIWNNFLLPYIMLSDDERFPLTLGLFTLLEQGANTPALYTLVITGAFLAVIPLVALFLVIQRFWSLDLLSGAVKS is encoded by the coding sequence ATGAGTTCTCTTGCCGTCCGCAAGGCGCCCTCGACGGCCGGCGCCACGGGCACCGCCCGCAGCCGCCCCCCGCTCCGCGGCCGGATCGCGCCGGTGCCGACGCTCACGCTGCTGCTCGGCGCGGTCTACTGCCTGCTCCCGGTGGCCTGGGTGGTGATCGCGTCCACCAAGTCCGGCAGCGAGCTGTTCTCCACGTTCACGTTCCTGCCGGGCAGCGGCTTCACGGACAACATCGCCGACCTCGACGCCTACCGGGACGGCATCTACTGGCAGTGGATGGCCAACTCGGGGCTCTACGCCGTGCTCGGCGCGCTGCTGTCGACGGGCGTCTCGGCGTTCAGCGGCTACGCGCTGGCGACGTACCGCTTCCGCGGCCGCGAGACGATGTTCAACGTCCTGCTCGCCGGTGTGCTGATGCCGCCGATCATCCTCGCCATCCCGCAGTACCTGCTGATGGCGAAGGCGGACCTCACGGACTCCTACTGGTCCGTGCTCCTGCCGCAGATCCTCTCCCCCTACGGCGTCTACCTCTCCCGGATCTACGCGGCCGCCGCCGTCCCGGGGGACGTGGTCGAGGCCGGCCGGATGGACGGGGCGAGCGAGTGGCGGATCTTCACCAGGATCGCGCTGCCGATGATGATCCCCGGCATGGTGACGGTGTTCCTCTTCCAGTTCGTGGCGATCTGGAACAACTTCCTGCTGCCGTACATCATGCTCAGCGACGACGAGCGGTTCCCCCTCACGCTCGGTCTGTTCACCCTCCTCGAACAGGGGGCCAACACTCCGGCGCTCTACACGCTCGTGATCACCGGCGCGTTCCTCGCGGTGATCCCGCTGGTGGCGCTGTTCCTGGTCATTCAGCGGTTCTGGAGCCTGGATCTGCTGTCCGGAGCCGTAAAGTCATGA
- a CDS encoding carbohydrate ABC transporter permease — translation MFALFFALPIGYAVWLSFRKVHVSGLGLGSGARSEVWAGFANYTAAFTDSELLDGALRVLGYGCIVVPVMLGLALLFALMLDSEKVRLAPFTRLAIFLPYAIPGVVAALLWGFLYLPDVSPFYYVLDRLGMPQPDLLDGGPLYLALSNIAVWGGTGFNMIVIYTSLQAIPAEVYEAAKLDGATPTQIALRIKIPMVAPSLVLTFFFSIIATLQVFNEPTTLKPLTNSVSTTWSPLMKVYRDAFGTGDIYQAAAEAVIIAFATLVLSFGFLRAANRRNKRDLGPGGAR, via the coding sequence CTGTTCGCCCTGTTCTTCGCCCTGCCCATCGGCTACGCGGTGTGGCTCAGCTTCCGCAAGGTGCACGTGTCCGGCCTCGGTCTCGGCTCGGGTGCGCGCAGCGAGGTCTGGGCCGGTTTCGCGAACTACACCGCCGCCTTCACCGACAGCGAGCTGCTCGACGGCGCGCTGCGTGTCCTCGGCTACGGCTGCATCGTCGTCCCGGTGATGCTGGGCCTGGCGCTGCTGTTCGCGCTGATGCTCGACTCCGAGAAGGTGCGGCTCGCCCCCTTCACCCGGCTCGCGATCTTCCTGCCGTACGCCATCCCCGGCGTGGTGGCGGCCCTGCTGTGGGGCTTCCTGTACCTGCCGGACGTCAGCCCCTTCTACTACGTGCTCGACAGGCTCGGCATGCCGCAGCCGGACCTGCTGGACGGCGGCCCGCTGTACCTCGCGCTGTCGAACATCGCGGTGTGGGGCGGCACCGGCTTCAACATGATCGTCATCTACACCTCGTTGCAGGCCATCCCGGCCGAGGTGTACGAGGCGGCGAAGCTGGACGGGGCGACGCCGACGCAGATCGCGCTGAGGATCAAGATCCCCATGGTGGCGCCCTCGCTGGTGCTCACCTTCTTCTTCTCGATCATCGCCACGCTCCAGGTGTTCAACGAGCCGACCACCCTCAAACCGCTCACCAACTCCGTGTCCACGACGTGGAGTCCGCTGATGAAGGTGTACCGGGACGCGTTCGGCACCGGCGACATCTACCAGGCGGCGGCCGAGGCCGTGATCATCGCTTTCGCCACGCTGGTGCTGTCCTTCGGGTTCCTGAGGGCCGCCAACCGGCGCAACAAGCGGGACCTCGGTCCCGGAGGAGCACGATGA
- a CDS encoding extracellular solute-binding protein, with product MPNTKRRRLFVRGAASTIAVALGATALAACGSSDEDGGAESGPVSLTYWTWTPGMDKVVDLWNKGQGKKDQITVTVKKQASGDTLVTKILTAHKAGKAPDLVQAEYQALPTLVSNDALADIAKDVGDAKSKFADGVWQQTTLGTDAVYAVPQDIGPMMFYYRADLFKKYGLKVPVTWEQFAQTARDLKKKAPDTDLTTFSANDSGLFAGLAQQAGAKWWTTSGDKWKVGIDDTASKKVADFWGGLVKEGAIDNQPMYTPAWNKALNTGKQIAWVSAVWAPGTLTTAAPDTKGKWAMAPLPQWSNSDDVTGSWGGSSTAVTTDSKHKEAAAKFAAWLNTDGDALNALAKEGGIYPASTSAQLSGAFTTPPDYFSNQADFYTTAARIAKTTAPSAWGPNVNVAYTTFKDAFGAAAKDKSDFSAALAKMQSDTVADLKKQGFEVSE from the coding sequence ATGCCCAACACGAAGCGTCGGCGGCTCTTTGTCAGAGGTGCAGCTTCCACCATCGCCGTCGCCCTCGGCGCCACCGCGCTCGCCGCCTGCGGATCGTCCGACGAGGACGGCGGCGCCGAGTCCGGTCCGGTCTCGCTCACGTACTGGACGTGGACGCCCGGCATGGACAAGGTCGTGGACCTGTGGAACAAGGGCCAGGGCAAGAAGGACCAGATCACCGTCACGGTGAAGAAGCAGGCGTCCGGTGACACGCTGGTCACCAAGATCCTCACCGCGCACAAGGCGGGCAAGGCCCCCGACCTGGTCCAGGCCGAGTACCAGGCCCTGCCGACGCTGGTCAGCAACGACGCGCTGGCGGACATAGCGAAGGACGTCGGCGACGCGAAGAGCAAGTTCGCCGACGGAGTGTGGCAGCAGACGACGCTGGGCACGGACGCCGTCTACGCGGTGCCCCAGGACATCGGCCCGATGATGTTCTACTACCGCGCGGACCTCTTCAAGAAGTACGGCCTGAAGGTCCCGGTGACCTGGGAGCAGTTCGCGCAGACCGCCCGCGACCTGAAGAAGAAGGCCCCGGACACGGACCTCACGACGTTCTCGGCCAACGACTCCGGTCTCTTCGCGGGCCTCGCCCAGCAGGCCGGCGCCAAGTGGTGGACGACCTCGGGCGACAAGTGGAAGGTCGGCATCGACGACACGGCCAGCAAGAAGGTCGCCGACTTCTGGGGCGGTCTCGTCAAGGAGGGCGCCATCGACAACCAGCCGATGTACACGCCGGCCTGGAACAAGGCGCTGAACACCGGCAAGCAGATCGCCTGGGTCTCCGCCGTGTGGGCCCCGGGCACCCTGACCACCGCCGCGCCCGACACCAAGGGCAAGTGGGCCATGGCCCCGCTCCCCCAGTGGTCGAACAGCGACGACGTCACCGGCAGCTGGGGCGGATCCTCCACGGCCGTGACGACGGACTCCAAGCACAAGGAGGCCGCCGCGAAGTTCGCCGCCTGGCTGAACACCGACGGCGACGCCCTCAACGCGCTGGCCAAGGAGGGCGGTATCTACCCGGCTTCCACCTCCGCCCAGCTCAGCGGCGCCTTCACCACCCCGCCGGACTACTTCTCGAACCAGGCGGACTTCTACACCACGGCGGCCAGGATCGCGAAGACCACCGCCCCCTCGGCCTGGGGCCCGAACGTGAACGTCGCCTATACGACCTTCAAGGACGCGTTCGGCGCCGCCGCGAAGGACAAGTCCGACTTCTCCGCCGCCCTGGCGAAGATGCAGTCGGACACCGTCGCCGACCTGAAGAAGCAGGGCTTCGAGGTCTCCGAGTGA
- a CDS encoding beta-galactosidase, whose protein sequence is MPETSPRGLTRLAFGGDYNPEQWPESVWQDDVRLMREAGVTMVSVGIFSWALLETSPGEYDFGWLDRVIGLLHDNGIRVDLGTPTVAPPVWFYRQHPDALPVTAEGVRLEFGSRGAICHSNADYRAAAANITTRLAERYGDHPALAMWHVHNEYGVPVSACYCDSCAAHFRRWLETTYGTVDAVNEAWGTAFWGQRYASFDDINPPRATPTVGNPGQALDYKRFADATMRENFRAERDILHRLAPGVPVTTNFMTALSQCDSVDYWAWGREVDIVTNDHYLITDGRRTHVNLAMAADLTRSVAGGAPWILLEHSTSGINWQPRNPAKAPGQMARNSLGHVARGSEGAMFFQWRQSRRGAEKFHSAMVPHGGTDTRVWREVVELGAGLDSLASVRGTRTEADVAVLWDWHSWWAQSLDWRPSEDADPRERADAFYEALYDRHLTVDFAHPEADLSRYPLVVVPALYLMTEAAGNNLAEYVAGGGTLVVSYFSGIVDEHDAVHEGACPGALRDVLGLTVEEFSPLLAGEDVRLTGPDGQDLTGDVWTEFVVPRGAETVWTYAEGLTAGHPAVTRHRLGEGTAWYVSTRLGPEGLDALLGRAAEDAGISPRADLPYDVEVVRRSGGTGSYLFAINHTAADAKVPLETSGTELLTGERAAGRLAVPAGAVRVVRLDG, encoded by the coding sequence ATGCCGGAGACCAGCCCCCGGGGCCTGACCAGGCTCGCCTTCGGTGGGGACTACAACCCCGAGCAGTGGCCGGAAAGCGTCTGGCAGGACGACGTCCGGCTGATGCGGGAGGCCGGCGTCACCATGGTGAGCGTCGGGATCTTCTCCTGGGCCCTGCTGGAGACCTCGCCCGGCGAGTACGACTTCGGCTGGCTGGACCGCGTCATCGGTCTGCTGCACGACAACGGCATCCGCGTCGACCTGGGCACCCCGACCGTGGCGCCGCCCGTCTGGTTCTACCGTCAGCACCCCGACGCGCTGCCCGTGACCGCCGAGGGCGTACGCCTGGAGTTCGGCTCCCGCGGCGCGATCTGCCACAGCAACGCGGACTACCGCGCGGCCGCGGCGAACATCACCACCCGCCTCGCCGAACGCTACGGCGACCACCCCGCACTGGCGATGTGGCACGTGCACAACGAGTACGGCGTGCCCGTCTCCGCCTGCTACTGCGACTCCTGCGCGGCCCACTTCCGCCGCTGGCTGGAGACGACGTACGGCACGGTCGACGCGGTCAACGAGGCCTGGGGCACCGCCTTCTGGGGCCAGCGCTACGCGAGCTTCGACGACATCAACCCGCCGCGTGCCACCCCGACCGTCGGCAACCCGGGGCAGGCGCTGGACTACAAGCGGTTCGCCGACGCCACCATGCGCGAGAACTTCCGCGCGGAGCGGGACATCCTGCACCGGCTCGCGCCCGGCGTCCCGGTGACGACCAACTTCATGACCGCCCTCAGCCAGTGCGACTCCGTCGACTACTGGGCCTGGGGCCGTGAGGTCGACATCGTCACCAACGACCACTACCTGATCACCGACGGCCGCCGTACGCACGTCAACCTCGCGATGGCCGCCGACCTCACCCGCTCCGTCGCGGGCGGCGCCCCCTGGATCCTGCTGGAGCACTCCACCTCGGGCATCAACTGGCAGCCGCGCAACCCCGCCAAGGCCCCCGGCCAGATGGCCCGCAACTCCCTGGGCCACGTGGCCCGCGGCTCCGAGGGCGCCATGTTCTTCCAGTGGCGGCAGTCCCGGCGCGGCGCCGAGAAGTTCCACTCGGCGATGGTCCCGCACGGCGGCACCGACACGCGCGTGTGGCGCGAGGTCGTCGAGCTCGGCGCCGGACTGGACTCGCTCGCCTCCGTCCGCGGCACCCGCACCGAGGCCGACGTGGCCGTGCTCTGGGACTGGCACTCCTGGTGGGCGCAGAGCCTCGACTGGCGGCCCAGCGAGGACGCCGACCCGCGCGAGCGCGCCGACGCCTTCTACGAAGCCCTCTACGACCGCCACCTGACCGTCGACTTCGCCCACCCCGAGGCCGACCTGTCCCGGTACCCGCTGGTCGTGGTGCCCGCGCTGTACCTGATGACGGAGGCGGCCGGGAACAACCTGGCGGAGTACGTCGCCGGCGGCGGCACCCTCGTCGTGTCGTACTTCTCCGGCATCGTCGACGAGCACGACGCCGTCCACGAGGGCGCCTGCCCCGGTGCGCTGCGCGACGTCCTGGGCCTGACCGTCGAGGAGTTCTCACCGCTGCTCGCGGGCGAGGACGTGCGCCTCACCGGCCCCGACGGGCAGGACCTCACCGGCGACGTGTGGACGGAGTTCGTCGTGCCGCGCGGCGCCGAGACCGTCTGGACCTACGCCGAAGGGCTCACCGCCGGTCACCCGGCCGTGACGCGGCACCGGCTCGGCGAGGGCACGGCCTGGTACGTCTCCACCCGACTCGGCCCCGAGGGCCTGGACGCGCTGCTGGGCCGGGCCGCCGAGGACGCCGGGATCTCCCCGCGCGCGGACCTCCCGTACGACGTCGAGGTGGTGCGCCGCTCCGGCGGGACGGGCAGCTACCTCTTCGCGATCAACCACACCGCCGCCGACGCCAAGGTGCCGCTGGAGACCTCCGGCACCGAACTGCTGACGGGCGAACGCGCCGCCGGCCGCCTCGCGGTCCCGGCGGGAGCCGTGCGGGTCGTACGACTCGACGGCTGA
- a CDS encoding arabinogalactan endo-beta-1,4-galactanase, with translation MFHPRRTLRALLLPLAAGLALTALPAQTAQAATTLTNGGFETDGAGTATPAGWSTYSATGQNSASFTESGGHGGSYRLSHYSASAYKVETYQYLSGLTNGAYKLTAWVRSGGGQNSAYLALKNCGSAEQRTDLPVSSSNWIRIVTSINVTNNQCTISVNSDANAGNWINVDDLTFTSGSTGLSVKGADISSLPKSEAFGGVYRTASGTAGDAVGILRSAGMNYARLKVWVNPADGYNNKARTLALAKRIKASGMKLLVDFHYSDTWADPGKQTKPAAWSGHSYSQLKTDVYNHTYDVLNALKAQGTTADMVQVGNEINGGMLWSEGSTDNWSQLAGLLNSGYSAAKAVSSGTQVALHLANAGDDATVRWWFDSAKTYGVNYDLIGLSYYGYWHGSLAAAQTTLDDVASRYAKPVFIAETAYPFRLDSDDALVNQIDTTGELVGGYPATAAGQLAWMNAVANIVEAVPNGRGLGVFYWEATWTAVTGNGWDPADASSGNGWENQALFGFDDRALSSMAWFAHR, from the coding sequence ATGTTCCATCCCAGACGCACCCTCAGGGCACTGCTCCTGCCGCTCGCCGCCGGGCTCGCCCTCACCGCCCTGCCCGCCCAGACGGCGCAGGCGGCCACCACCCTCACCAACGGCGGCTTCGAGACCGACGGCGCCGGCACCGCGACCCCGGCCGGCTGGTCGACGTACTCGGCGACCGGACAGAACTCCGCCTCGTTCACCGAGTCCGGCGGCCACGGCGGCAGTTACCGGCTCTCCCACTACTCGGCCTCCGCCTACAAGGTCGAGACGTACCAGTACCTGTCCGGACTCACCAACGGCGCCTACAAGCTGACCGCGTGGGTGCGCTCCGGAGGCGGCCAGAACTCCGCCTACCTGGCCCTGAAGAACTGCGGCAGCGCCGAGCAGCGCACCGACCTGCCGGTGTCGTCCAGCAACTGGATACGGATCGTCACGTCGATCAACGTCACCAACAACCAGTGCACCATCAGCGTCAACAGTGACGCGAACGCGGGCAACTGGATCAATGTCGACGACCTGACCTTCACCTCGGGCTCGACCGGCCTGTCCGTCAAGGGCGCCGACATCTCGTCCCTGCCCAAGAGCGAAGCCTTCGGCGGTGTCTACCGGACCGCCTCGGGCACCGCAGGCGACGCCGTCGGCATCCTCAGGAGCGCCGGGATGAACTACGCGCGCCTGAAAGTGTGGGTGAACCCCGCCGACGGCTACAACAACAAGGCGCGCACCCTCGCCCTCGCCAAGCGGATCAAGGCCTCCGGCATGAAGCTGCTGGTCGACTTCCACTACTCCGACACCTGGGCCGACCCGGGCAAGCAGACCAAGCCGGCCGCGTGGTCCGGCCACTCCTACAGCCAGCTGAAGACGGACGTCTACAACCACACCTACGACGTCCTGAACGCCCTCAAGGCACAGGGCACCACGGCGGACATGGTCCAGGTCGGCAATGAGATCAACGGCGGCATGCTGTGGTCCGAGGGCTCCACCGACAACTGGTCGCAGCTCGCCGGCCTGCTCAACTCCGGTTACAGCGCGGCCAAGGCGGTCTCCTCCGGCACCCAGGTCGCCCTGCACCTGGCGAACGCCGGTGACGACGCCACCGTGCGCTGGTGGTTCGACAGCGCCAAGACGTACGGCGTGAACTACGACCTGATCGGCCTGTCGTACTACGGCTACTGGCACGGCTCACTGGCCGCCGCGCAGACCACCCTCGACGACGTGGCCTCCCGCTACGCCAAGCCGGTCTTCATCGCCGAGACGGCCTACCCCTTCCGCCTCGACAGCGACGATGCGCTCGTCAACCAGATCGACACCACGGGTGAACTGGTCGGCGGCTACCCGGCGACCGCCGCGGGCCAGCTCGCCTGGATGAACGCCGTGGCGAACATCGTGGAGGCCGTCCCGAACGGCCGCGGACTCGGCGTCTTCTACTGGGAGGCGACCTGGACCGCCGTCACCGGCAACGGCTGGGACCCGGCCGACGCGAGCTCCGGCAACGGCTGGGAGAACCAGGCCCTGTTCGGCTTCGACGACCGGGCGCTGTCCTCCATGGCGTGGTTCGCGCACCGCTGA
- a CDS encoding ArsR/SmtB family transcription factor gives MLTTPVSERRLDILEWLKEPARHFPPQRHGDLVEDGVTVDGVATKLGVRRQVASTHLTLLAGIGLLRAKRIGRRTYYRRDEMRIAEVARMFEKGW, from the coding sequence ATGCTGACGACTCCCGTGAGCGAGAGGCGACTGGACATCCTGGAGTGGCTGAAGGAGCCGGCCCGGCACTTCCCACCGCAACGACACGGCGACCTCGTCGAGGACGGCGTCACGGTGGACGGCGTCGCGACCAAACTGGGCGTGCGCCGCCAGGTGGCGAGCACCCACCTCACGCTGCTCGCGGGCATCGGCCTGCTGCGCGCCAAGCGGATCGGGCGCCGCACCTACTACCGGCGCGACGAGATGCGCATAGCCGAAGTGGCGCGCATGTTCGAGAAGGGCTGGTAG